The genomic stretch CTCCGATCCGATCCCGGCCCGCTGGACCCAGCTCTTCGAGTCGGTCCCCGTCGACCCCTGGAACCGCCCCTACCAGTACAAGAACCCCGGCGTCCACAACCCGAACGGCTTCGACATCTATTCCCTCGGGCCGAAGGGGAAGGAGGGGGATGACAATCTCGGCAACTGGAAGCAGTAGGAGCCGCCCAAGCTGCTGCCGCCGCCGCCGGGGCTTCACCCTGCTGGAGATCTGCATCTCCCTCGCCGTCATCGCCGTCCTCGTCGGCCTCTCGATCCCGGCCTTCTCCGGCTGGATGAGCGAGCAGAAACTCCGCGACCCCGCCCGCCACATGGAAGAACTCGCCCGCACCGCCCGGAACCGGGCGATCGACACGCAGCGGAGCTGGGCGGTCCTCATCCGCCCCGCCGAGCTCGTCCTCACCCTTCAGCCGGGCGAGGACTTCACTGACGACCAACACCAGGCCTTCCCCGACCTCTCCCTCCCCGTCGCCGACGGGGTGAAGGTCGAGACGAAGGCGTGGGCCGAGGAGACCTTCTCCGCTCCCGCCGAGGTCCGGTGGATCTTCCGCCCGAACGGCCTCTGCGAGCCGCTCACCGTCCGCTTCACGCAGGGGGAGTCGCAGATCGCGCTCCGCTTCGATCCCTTGACCGCCGAGGTGGCGGAGGAAACCTATGCGTTC from Verrucomicrobium sp. GAS474 encodes the following:
- a CDS encoding prepilin-type N-terminal cleavage/methylation domain-containing protein, encoding MTISATGSSRSRPSCCRRRRGFTLLEICISLAVIAVLVGLSIPAFSGWMSEQKLRDPARHMEELARTARNRAIDTQRSWAVLIRPAELVLTLQPGEDFTDDQHQAFPDLSLPVADGVKVETKAWAEETFSAPAEVRWIFRPNGLCEPLTVRFTQGESQIALRFDPLTAEVAEETYAFH